One genomic region from Skermania piniformis encodes:
- a CDS encoding acyl-CoA dehydrogenase family protein, with protein MRITYTPEQQQLREELRSYFAELITPERRAALTASGGEMGAGSVYRDVVARMGADGWLTLGWPAEYGGQDRPMIDQLIFSDEAAVAGAPVPFLTINTVAPTIMAFGSAEQKQFFLPRISAGELHFSIGYSEPSAGTDLAGLRTTAVRDGDEYVINGQKMWTSLIAYADYVWLAARTDPDAKKHKGITVFIVPTDTPGFSWTPVHTMSGVDTSATYYSDVRVPATAIVGQLNGGWGLMTNQLNHERVALTSAASLQTSLRAVREWAQQTKGPDGSRVIDQEWVQINLARVHAKVEYLKLLNWEIVSSGDSLQKWNASACKVYGTELATEAYRLLMEVLGPVAYLRPDSPGAVLRGRIERMQRAALVLTFGGGTNEVQRDIIAMAALGQPPAKR; from the coding sequence ATGCGCATCACCTACACCCCCGAACAGCAGCAGCTCCGGGAAGAGTTGCGGAGCTACTTCGCCGAGCTGATCACCCCGGAGCGGCGCGCAGCACTGACCGCGAGTGGCGGCGAGATGGGCGCAGGCTCGGTCTATCGCGACGTGGTCGCCCGGATGGGCGCCGACGGCTGGCTCACCCTCGGCTGGCCCGCGGAGTACGGCGGCCAGGACCGGCCGATGATCGACCAGCTCATCTTTTCCGACGAGGCCGCGGTCGCCGGGGCCCCGGTCCCGTTTCTGACCATCAACACGGTCGCGCCCACGATCATGGCGTTCGGCAGCGCCGAGCAGAAGCAGTTCTTCCTGCCCCGGATTTCGGCCGGCGAGCTGCATTTCTCGATCGGCTACTCCGAGCCGAGCGCCGGCACCGACCTGGCCGGCCTGCGCACCACCGCGGTACGGGACGGCGACGAGTATGTGATCAACGGTCAGAAGATGTGGACCAGCCTGATCGCCTATGCCGACTACGTCTGGCTGGCTGCCCGGACCGACCCGGATGCCAAGAAACACAAGGGAATCACGGTCTTCATCGTGCCGACCGACACGCCGGGTTTCTCCTGGACCCCGGTCCACACCATGTCCGGTGTCGACACCAGCGCCACCTACTATTCCGACGTCCGGGTCCCGGCCACCGCAATCGTCGGGCAACTGAACGGTGGCTGGGGGCTGATGACCAATCAGCTCAACCACGAACGCGTCGCATTGACGTCCGCGGCATCGCTGCAGACCTCGCTGCGTGCGGTGCGCGAGTGGGCGCAGCAGACGAAGGGGCCCGACGGCTCCCGGGTGATCGACCAGGAATGGGTGCAGATCAATCTGGCCCGGGTGCACGCGAAGGTCGAGTACCTGAAGTTGCTGAACTGGGAGATCGTCTCGTCCGGGGACAGCCTGCAGAAGTGGAACGCATCCGCGTGCAAGGTCTACGGCACCGAACTCGCGACCGAGGCCTACCGGTTGCTGATGGAAGTGCTCGGCCCGGTTGCGTACCTGCGGCCGGACTCGCCGGGCGCGGTGCTCCGCGGGCGGATCGAGCGGATGCAGCGGGCGGCCCTGGTCCTCACCTTCGGCGGCGGAACCAACGAGGTGCAGCGCGACATCATCGCGATGGCGGCACTGGGTCAGCCGCCGGCGAAACGCTAG
- a CDS encoding acyl-CoA dehydrogenase family protein, producing MDFTLTDAQRDLAGLTAEIAGKLVTAERQRELDSAPDRFDDRLWSALAAAGVLGAALPEPAGGGFGLLEQMSVLRELGRHVAAVPYQTSIVGAADTLAEFGDTTQRELARRAGAGETILGVALAEAENWDPAQPTTTAVADGPSWLLTGTKITVPFAALTSHLLVTAGTAAGPALFLVETGAPGVTVTRELVVDESAQSQVDFAAAAAQPVGPLDRGTEAIGRLLARLSVGIAATQLGTLERGLELVSEYARERIQFDRPIGSFQAVAQRLADAYIDVQGLRLTMWQAAWRLAAGLPAEAEVHTAKFWAADAGHRVSHTIVHVHGGVGIDTDHIVQRYFTAAKHNEFALGGATDHLRGLGTILADVPA from the coding sequence GTGGATTTCACCCTCACCGACGCACAACGCGACCTGGCCGGGCTGACCGCCGAGATCGCCGGCAAGCTGGTCACTGCCGAACGACAGCGCGAATTGGACAGCGCGCCGGACCGATTCGACGACCGACTGTGGTCCGCGCTCGCCGCCGCCGGGGTGCTCGGGGCCGCGCTTCCGGAACCGGCCGGCGGCGGATTCGGTCTGCTGGAACAGATGTCGGTGCTACGCGAACTCGGTCGACATGTCGCCGCGGTCCCCTATCAAACCTCGATAGTGGGCGCGGCCGATACCCTGGCCGAGTTCGGCGACACCACCCAGCGCGAGCTCGCCCGACGGGCCGGCGCCGGCGAAACGATTCTCGGTGTGGCGCTGGCCGAAGCGGAAAATTGGGACCCTGCGCAACCCACCACGACCGCGGTTGCCGACGGTCCGAGTTGGCTGCTCACCGGAACGAAGATCACCGTGCCGTTTGCGGCGCTCACGTCCCACCTGCTGGTCACCGCCGGCACCGCCGCCGGGCCGGCGCTGTTCCTGGTCGAGACCGGCGCGCCCGGCGTGACGGTGACCCGGGAACTGGTCGTCGACGAATCCGCGCAGTCCCAGGTCGATTTCGCCGCAGCGGCGGCCCAGCCGGTCGGCCCGCTCGACCGCGGCACCGAAGCGATCGGCCGACTGCTCGCCCGGCTGTCGGTCGGCATCGCCGCCACCCAGCTCGGCACGCTGGAGCGTGGACTGGAGCTGGTCAGCGAGTACGCACGCGAGCGCATCCAGTTCGATCGTCCGATCGGTAGTTTCCAGGCGGTAGCACAACGCCTGGCCGACGCCTACATCGACGTGCAAGGTTTGCGGCTCACCATGTGGCAGGCCGCGTGGCGGCTCGCCGCGGGACTACCAGCCGAGGCCGAGGTACACACCGCGAAGTTCTGGGCAGCCGACGCCGGACATCGGGTATCGCACACGATCGTGCACGTACACGGCGGCGTCGGAATCGACACCGACCACATCGTGCAGCGCTACTTCACCGCCGCCAAGCACAACGAGTTCGCGCTCGGCGGCGCCACCGATCACCTGCGCGGACTGGGCACCATCCTCGCCGACGTTCCGGCCTGA
- a CDS encoding long-chain-fatty-acid--CoA ligase codes for MVDTTVTELLNRVRDRHDIAVRFEDSSQSWADHVAGAAGRAAWLRARLDPTRPPHFGVLADNSPEFSALLIGAALSGSVLVGLNTTRRGTALTRDIARTDCQLVLTEAGYEPLLAGLDLGVPVLRIDSAQWARELAPHAGARYDPVPATPDDLLMLVFTSGTSGEPKAVRCTHDKVGFPGAVLAERMGLGAADTVYLTMPMFHSNAIMAGWSVALSGGTNLAIRRRFSASAFLADVRRFGATFANYVGKPLAYVLATPERPDDADNPLRMMYGNEASAAVSQRFGERFGVLMLDAFGSSEGGIGIPPDPTAPPGALGRLPAGVAVLDEAGRPCPPGVIGELVNTDGPGFFAGYYRDPAADAERMRDGRYHSGDLGYLDEQGYVYFAGRTSGWLRVDGENLGTAPIERILVRCPAIERAAVYAVPDPDGGDRAAAAVVAATLTPAMLTEFLAAQPDLGPKQRPRYVRIAADLPQTATFKVAVRELQTQGLDTDDPIWEWRDGSYQPLEAAVTEKPAG; via the coding sequence GTGGTCGATACGACCGTCACCGAACTGCTGAACCGGGTCCGCGACCGGCACGACATCGCCGTCCGATTCGAGGACTCCAGCCAGTCCTGGGCCGACCACGTAGCCGGCGCCGCCGGGCGAGCAGCCTGGCTGCGCGCCCGGCTGGACCCCACTCGTCCGCCGCACTTCGGCGTACTGGCCGACAATTCACCGGAGTTCTCGGCCCTGCTGATCGGCGCGGCCCTGTCCGGGTCGGTGTTGGTCGGGCTGAACACCACCCGCCGCGGCACCGCGCTGACCCGCGACATCGCCCGCACCGATTGCCAATTGGTGCTGACCGAGGCCGGGTACGAACCACTGCTCGCCGGCCTCGACCTCGGTGTTCCGGTGCTCCGGATCGATTCCGCGCAGTGGGCGCGGGAGCTGGCACCGCACGCCGGCGCTCGCTACGACCCGGTCCCGGCCACCCCGGACGATCTGCTGATGCTGGTCTTCACCTCCGGCACGTCCGGCGAACCCAAGGCGGTGCGGTGCACCCACGACAAGGTCGGCTTTCCCGGCGCCGTGCTGGCCGAACGAATGGGTCTGGGCGCGGCCGACACGGTCTACCTGACCATGCCGATGTTCCATTCGAACGCGATCATGGCCGGCTGGTCGGTCGCGCTGTCCGGCGGGACCAACCTGGCCATCCGGCGCCGATTCTCGGCCTCGGCGTTTCTGGCCGACGTCCGCCGGTTCGGCGCCACGTTCGCCAACTACGTCGGCAAACCGCTGGCCTACGTCCTGGCAACGCCGGAACGCCCGGACGACGCGGACAATCCGTTGCGGATGATGTACGGAAACGAGGCCTCGGCCGCGGTATCGCAACGCTTCGGCGAACGGTTCGGCGTGCTGATGCTGGACGCGTTCGGTTCGTCCGAAGGCGGCATCGGAATCCCGCCGGACCCGACCGCACCGCCCGGCGCGCTGGGCCGGCTACCGGCCGGGGTAGCGGTGCTCGACGAAGCCGGCCGGCCGTGCCCGCCCGGCGTGATCGGCGAGTTGGTCAACACCGACGGACCCGGTTTCTTCGCCGGCTACTACCGCGATCCGGCCGCCGACGCCGAACGGATGCGGGACGGCCGCTACCACAGCGGCGACCTCGGCTACCTCGACGAGCAGGGGTATGTGTACTTCGCCGGGCGCACATCGGGCTGGTTGCGGGTGGACGGGGAGAATCTGGGCACCGCCCCGATCGAACGAATCCTTGTTCGCTGCCCGGCAATCGAACGGGCGGCGGTGTATGCCGTGCCCGACCCGGACGGGGGCGATCGGGCGGCGGCGGCCGTGGTCGCCGCCACCTTGACCCCCGCGATGCTCACCGAGTTCCTGGCCGCACAGCCCGACCTCGGTCCCAAGCAACGGCCCCGCTACGTCCGGATCGCCGCCGACCTGCCGCAGACCGCCACGTTCAAGGTCGCGGTCCGCGAACTCCAGACTCAGGGTCTCGACACCGACGACCCGATCTGGGAATGGCGCGACGGCAGCTACCAGCCCCTCGAGGCGGCTGTCACCGAGAAGCCCGCAGGCTGA
- a CDS encoding type II toxin-antitoxin system HipA family toxin, giving the protein MTLPERYHGVWLRDLRVGTLIQRGDYTRFVLSDSYLADVDRPVLGLRYEQDLTAAHSAALRLPPWFSNLLPEGRLRDWIAAERGVSAQREMELLTQVGHDLPGAVRVRPVESAAASGEWPEEFVDEPSSGSAEHRLRFSLAGVALKFSMLADGDRLTLPAVDERGDWIVKLPDRVYPDVPRNELTMMRLAAAVGIETPAVRLVHRDEVSGLPERVWPDTEQWAYAVERFDRTAEGDLVHIEDLAQVRNFYPDDKYLGSYETVGALFYRGHDAASLREFARRLTLDILISNGDAHLKNWSLIYRDERIPQISPAYDLVSTRYYMGEEELGLRFGATKHFDRVRLTDFDRLERRLGVELGLADVGRETIERVLARWPEVGESLRQNAALHADVTAGIHDRAVSLRASR; this is encoded by the coding sequence ATGACGCTTCCTGAGCGGTACCACGGGGTCTGGCTTCGGGACCTCCGCGTCGGAACCTTGATCCAACGGGGTGACTACACCCGGTTTGTGTTGTCCGACAGTTACTTGGCGGATGTCGATCGGCCGGTGCTCGGTCTACGGTACGAGCAGGACCTGACGGCGGCGCATTCCGCCGCGCTCCGGCTCCCGCCGTGGTTCTCGAATCTGCTGCCGGAAGGTCGGCTACGGGATTGGATCGCCGCCGAGCGCGGCGTGTCGGCGCAGCGGGAGATGGAACTGTTGACGCAGGTGGGCCACGACCTTCCGGGCGCTGTCCGCGTCCGGCCGGTGGAATCCGCGGCGGCTTCGGGTGAGTGGCCGGAAGAGTTCGTCGACGAGCCGAGCAGTGGTTCAGCCGAGCATCGTTTGCGGTTCTCGCTGGCCGGCGTGGCACTCAAGTTCTCCATGCTGGCCGACGGCGATCGGCTGACGCTGCCGGCGGTGGACGAGCGCGGTGACTGGATCGTCAAGTTGCCCGACCGGGTCTACCCGGATGTTCCCCGCAACGAGCTGACCATGATGCGGTTGGCGGCGGCTGTCGGGATCGAGACACCGGCTGTCCGGTTGGTGCATCGGGATGAGGTTTCGGGACTGCCGGAGCGGGTTTGGCCGGACACCGAGCAGTGGGCGTACGCGGTCGAGCGGTTCGATCGGACCGCCGAAGGTGACTTGGTGCACATCGAGGACCTGGCACAGGTGCGGAACTTCTACCCGGACGACAAGTACCTGGGCAGCTACGAAACGGTCGGTGCGCTGTTCTACCGCGGGCATGACGCCGCCAGCCTGCGCGAGTTCGCGCGACGGCTGACGCTGGACATTCTCATCTCGAACGGCGACGCGCATCTGAAGAACTGGTCGTTGATCTATCGTGACGAACGCATTCCGCAGATCTCGCCGGCCTACGATCTGGTCTCCACCCGGTACTACATGGGGGAGGAGGAACTCGGCCTGCGCTTCGGCGCGACCAAGCACTTCGATCGAGTGCGACTCACCGACTTCGATCGCTTGGAGCGCCGGCTCGGTGTCGAGCTCGGACTGGCCGATGTCGGCCGCGAGACGATAGAGCGGGTGCTTGCGCGGTGGCCCGAGGTCGGTGAGTCGTTGCGGCAGAACGCAGCACTGCACGCCGATGTCACGGCCGGCATCCACGATCGCGCAGTCAGCCTGCGGGCTTCTCGGTGA
- a CDS encoding DUF262 domain-containing protein — protein sequence MTSADVRTGARTIPLPELVDLAWSGRIRVPHFQRDFRWGRADVIQLMDSVLKGYPIGSLLLWERPAPAQRLRLGAMSIDAPAVDNALWVVDGQQRVTSLANVLTTERSDDLRFNLGFDLKTASIVPLPTIEDPQVIPLPVMFDLSAVLEWFAEHPESGQRERDIAFGFARALHQLAIPAYQVVHDDVSVLQNIFDRMNNSGKRLSRAEVFSALNAGTEEDSETGLSLQRIAEDIDEQMHFGRIDDDTILQCVLARRGPDTRREIRSEFDPQRRGAGDFPDEGREEAYERGRDALEKAVRYVIRAGVPHFTMLPYRYLLVVLTRFLAHNAELRPANERLLDRWFWRAAVAGPYIIRGGTTSIGRTLTGKIDPVRTHESLIGLLAVVGEAEREAPDPDRFRTNEAAAKIILCHWWSLGPRRPDTGEEYTRDDLASAIGASSTAADAVPAIFGRSAVPASQSSWAANRAIMPVLDEATPHVSELLQRRPVGISNETWRAVLDSHAITPDIEAALQRDDVPEFLRLRQQLIVDNLASFLRRRCEWGFEHTPPLDQLVIDDQTGDDAS from the coding sequence ATGACCAGCGCCGACGTCCGTACCGGCGCCCGCACGATTCCGCTTCCCGAACTGGTCGATCTGGCCTGGTCCGGGCGAATTCGAGTCCCGCACTTCCAGCGAGACTTCCGTTGGGGTCGTGCGGACGTGATCCAATTGATGGACAGCGTTCTGAAGGGCTATCCGATCGGGAGCCTGTTGCTGTGGGAGCGTCCGGCGCCTGCGCAACGACTTCGACTCGGGGCGATGAGTATCGATGCTCCGGCGGTAGACAATGCGCTGTGGGTGGTCGACGGTCAACAACGGGTCACCAGCCTTGCAAATGTCTTGACCACCGAGCGCTCGGACGACCTGCGGTTCAACCTGGGATTCGATCTGAAGACCGCGAGCATCGTGCCGTTGCCGACAATCGAGGACCCGCAGGTGATCCCGTTACCGGTGATGTTCGATCTCAGCGCGGTGCTCGAATGGTTCGCCGAACACCCCGAATCCGGACAGCGCGAACGCGACATAGCATTCGGATTCGCTCGCGCTCTCCACCAGCTCGCTATTCCCGCATATCAGGTGGTGCACGACGACGTCAGCGTGCTGCAGAACATCTTCGACCGGATGAACAACTCCGGGAAGCGGCTCAGTCGGGCGGAGGTGTTCTCGGCCCTCAATGCCGGGACCGAGGAGGACAGCGAGACCGGGCTCTCCTTGCAGCGCATCGCCGAGGATATCGACGAGCAGATGCACTTCGGCCGGATCGATGACGACACGATCCTGCAATGCGTGCTTGCCCGCCGCGGTCCGGATACGCGTCGGGAGATTCGTTCGGAGTTCGATCCGCAGCGGCGAGGTGCTGGCGACTTTCCGGACGAGGGTCGGGAGGAGGCCTACGAGCGGGGGCGGGATGCGTTGGAGAAGGCCGTGCGGTATGTCATCCGCGCCGGCGTTCCGCACTTCACCATGCTGCCGTATCGGTACCTCCTGGTCGTCCTTACCCGGTTCCTCGCGCACAATGCAGAGCTGCGCCCGGCCAACGAGCGGCTGCTGGATCGCTGGTTCTGGCGTGCCGCAGTGGCCGGTCCGTACATCATTCGTGGCGGTACGACCAGTATCGGTCGTACGCTGACCGGCAAGATCGATCCGGTGCGTACCCACGAGTCGCTGATCGGATTGCTGGCGGTGGTGGGTGAGGCCGAACGGGAGGCTCCGGACCCCGATCGATTCCGGACGAACGAGGCCGCTGCCAAGATCATATTGTGCCACTGGTGGAGTCTGGGTCCCCGTCGGCCGGACACCGGCGAGGAGTACACCCGCGACGACCTCGCCTCCGCTATCGGAGCGAGCAGCACGGCTGCGGACGCGGTTCCGGCAATATTCGGCCGTTCGGCGGTGCCGGCAAGTCAGAGCTCGTGGGCCGCGAATCGGGCTATTATGCCGGTGCTCGACGAGGCAACGCCGCACGTGAGCGAGCTGCTGCAGCGCAGGCCGGTCGGGATCTCGAACGAGACGTGGCGCGCGGTCTTGGACTCGCACGCGATCACCCCGGATATCGAGGCGGCGCTACAGCGCGACGATGTGCCGGAATTTCTCCGGCTGCGCCAGCAGCTGATCGTCGACAATTTGGCGTCTTTCCTCCGCCGGCGATGCGAGTGGGGATTCGAACACACGCCGCCACTCGATCAGCTGGTCATCGACGACCAGACCGGCGATGACGCTTCCTGA
- a CDS encoding NAD(P)H-dependent flavin oxidoreductase codes for MRTTASDRLGIEYPIFGFTPSEDVAAAISRAGGLGVLGCVRFNDPAELDRVLSWMDDNTDGKPYGVDIVMPAKVPTEGSQLDLESMIPAEHRAFVDRTLAELGVPPLAADAEQAAGVLGWLHSVARSHVDVALQHRISLIANALGSPPVDVIDRAHRDQVPVAALAGAVGHARSHIADGVDIVIAQGHEAGGHTGEIGSMVLVPEIVDAVGDDGLVLAAGGIGSGRQIAAALALGASGVWMGSYWLTTSEYRLGSAAGGLSSTQRALLAATSADTVRTRIYSGKPARLLKTKWTQAWAQPDAPDPLPMPLQNILVSEAHRRIAESADPEVVAMPVGQIVGRMNEVRPVADVMADLVAEFDATVDRIGAVRT; via the coding sequence ATGCGGACCACGGCGAGCGATCGGCTCGGCATCGAGTACCCGATCTTCGGCTTCACGCCGTCGGAAGATGTTGCGGCGGCGATCAGTCGGGCGGGCGGGCTCGGCGTCCTCGGTTGCGTCCGGTTCAACGATCCGGCCGAGTTGGACCGGGTGTTGTCCTGGATGGACGACAACACCGACGGCAAGCCGTACGGCGTCGACATCGTGATGCCGGCGAAGGTGCCGACCGAGGGTAGTCAGCTCGATCTGGAGTCGATGATCCCGGCCGAGCACCGGGCGTTCGTCGATCGGACGTTGGCCGAGCTCGGCGTGCCACCGTTGGCTGCCGATGCCGAACAGGCGGCCGGGGTACTCGGCTGGCTGCATTCGGTGGCCCGCTCGCATGTGGATGTCGCTTTGCAGCATCGGATCTCGCTGATCGCCAACGCGCTCGGCTCGCCGCCGGTGGATGTGATCGACCGGGCGCACCGCGATCAGGTCCCGGTCGCGGCGTTGGCCGGCGCGGTCGGCCATGCGCGCAGTCATATCGCCGACGGCGTGGACATCGTGATCGCCCAAGGCCACGAGGCGGGTGGGCACACCGGCGAGATCGGTTCGATGGTGCTGGTGCCGGAGATCGTCGACGCGGTCGGGGACGACGGCCTGGTGTTGGCGGCGGGCGGGATCGGCAGCGGCCGGCAGATCGCGGCCGCGCTGGCGCTCGGTGCGTCCGGGGTGTGGATGGGTTCGTACTGGCTGACCACCTCGGAGTATCGGCTCGGCAGTGCCGCGGGCGGGCTGTCCAGCACGCAACGCGCACTGCTTGCGGCCACCTCGGCGGATACCGTGCGCACCCGGATCTACTCCGGCAAGCCGGCCCGGCTGTTGAAGACCAAGTGGACCCAGGCCTGGGCGCAGCCCGACGCGCCGGACCCGCTACCGATGCCGTTGCAGAACATCCTGGTCAGCGAGGCGCACCGGCGGATCGCCGAATCGGCCGACCCGGAGGTGGTGGCGATGCCGGTGGGGCAGATCGTCGGCCGGATGAACGAGGTGCGGCCGGTTGCCGACGTGATGGCGGATCTGGTCGCCGAGTTCGACGCCACGGTCGACCGGATCGGCGCGGTGCGGACGTAG
- a CDS encoding acyl-CoA synthetase — MALNIADLVEHAVDLVPERVALLDDEREITYAQMDEQANRLAHYLLANGVAPGDKVGIYSRNTIEAVVAMVAVFKARAVMVNVNYRYVENELQHIFTNSDMVALVYERRYADKVANVAPQCPRLRTLIVVEDGTDLPNDSVEYEAALAQSSPERDFGERSPDDLYMLYTGGTTGMPKGVMWRQEDVWRVLGGGINFLTGEYVADEWDLAKLGAANPVMTRYPIPPMIHGGSQWATFQSLFGGGKTLMMPEFSGHGVLASAVRHQVNMLFITGDAMARPIVDALEAGDPVTGEPYDLSVLYVIASSAALFSPTVKDRICELLPNRMISDSIGSSETGFGGLGLVTKGAAQAGGPRVKIDASTSVLDEDGNPVVPGSGQIGVLARSGHIPIGYYKDEAKTAATFKEFNGIRYSIPGDYARVEEDGAVTMLGRGSVSINTGGEKVFPEEVEAALKAHPAVFDALVVGVPDERFGERVAAVVQLRADAAAITVDELRPVLTTLIAAYKLPRSLWFVPEIKRSPAGKADYRWAKDQTRERPADEGAGATETVVG; from the coding sequence GTGGCCCTGAATATCGCAGACCTCGTCGAGCACGCTGTCGATCTTGTGCCGGAGCGCGTCGCGCTGCTGGACGACGAGCGCGAGATCACCTACGCGCAGATGGACGAGCAAGCCAACCGGCTGGCGCACTACCTGCTGGCGAACGGCGTGGCGCCCGGCGACAAGGTGGGCATCTACTCACGCAACACCATCGAGGCCGTCGTGGCGATGGTGGCCGTGTTCAAGGCGCGCGCGGTGATGGTGAACGTGAACTACCGCTACGTGGAGAACGAGCTGCAGCACATCTTCACCAACTCCGACATGGTCGCGCTGGTCTACGAGCGTCGGTATGCGGACAAGGTGGCGAACGTGGCGCCGCAGTGTCCGCGGCTGCGTACCCTGATCGTGGTCGAAGACGGTACCGACCTCCCCAATGATTCGGTCGAATACGAAGCAGCGCTTGCACAATCGTCGCCCGAGCGGGATTTCGGCGAGCGTAGCCCGGACGACCTCTACATGTTGTACACCGGCGGGACCACCGGCATGCCGAAGGGCGTGATGTGGCGGCAGGAGGACGTCTGGCGGGTGCTCGGCGGCGGAATCAACTTCCTCACCGGCGAGTATGTCGCCGACGAGTGGGATCTGGCCAAGTTGGGTGCGGCCAATCCGGTGATGACCCGCTATCCGATCCCGCCGATGATCCACGGCGGCTCGCAGTGGGCGACCTTCCAGAGCCTGTTCGGCGGCGGCAAGACCCTGATGATGCCGGAGTTCAGCGGCCACGGGGTGCTGGCGAGTGCGGTTCGGCATCAGGTGAACATGCTGTTCATCACCGGCGACGCGATGGCCCGGCCGATCGTCGATGCGCTGGAGGCCGGCGATCCGGTAACCGGTGAGCCGTACGACCTTTCGGTGTTGTACGTGATTGCCAGCAGCGCGGCGCTGTTCTCGCCGACCGTCAAGGACCGGATCTGTGAACTGCTGCCCAACCGGATGATCAGCGACTCGATCGGCTCGTCGGAGACCGGGTTCGGCGGGCTGGGGCTGGTGACCAAGGGCGCCGCGCAGGCGGGCGGTCCGCGGGTCAAGATCGACGCGTCGACGTCGGTGCTCGACGAGGACGGCAATCCGGTGGTGCCGGGCTCCGGGCAGATCGGCGTACTCGCCCGGTCCGGGCACATCCCGATCGGCTACTACAAGGACGAAGCGAAGACCGCGGCAACCTTCAAGGAGTTCAACGGCATCCGGTACTCGATTCCGGGCGACTACGCCCGGGTCGAGGAAGACGGCGCGGTCACCATGCTGGGCAGAGGCTCGGTGAGCATCAACACCGGCGGGGAGAAGGTGTTCCCCGAAGAGGTCGAGGCGGCGCTGAAGGCGCATCCGGCGGTCTTCGACGCGCTGGTGGTCGGCGTCCCGGACGAGCGCTTCGGCGAGCGGGTGGCGGCGGTCGTGCAGCTGCGCGCGGACGCCGCCGCGATCACCGTAGACGAGCTCCGTCCGGTGCTCACCACGCTGATCGCGGCCTACAAGTTGCCGCGCAGTCTGTGGTTCGTTCCGGAGATCAAGCGGTCGCCCGCCGGAAAGGCCGATTACCGTTGGGCCAAGGACCAGACTCGGGAGCGGCCGGCCGACGAGGGCGCCGGTGCCACCGAAACGGTCGTCGGCTGA
- a CDS encoding crotonase/enoyl-CoA hydratase family protein yields the protein MTQQPHCLVEQREHVLIVTMNRPEARNALSGEMLAIMAEAWDRVDADPDIRVAILTGAGGYFCAGADLKSMTRNHPTDAFASGSWNPNRIDALLKGRRLTKPLIAAVEGPAIAGGTEILQATDIRVAGESAKFGVSEARWGLFPLGGSAVRLVRQIPYTIAAEILLTGRHLHAAEAKEIGLIGHVVADGTALDKALELAGLIAANGPVAVQAILRTIRDTEGMPENDAFDIDGRLGAAVFASADAKEGPRAFAEKRPANFTGR from the coding sequence ATGACACAGCAGCCGCATTGCCTCGTCGAGCAGCGTGAACACGTGCTGATCGTCACCATGAACCGGCCCGAGGCGCGCAACGCGCTCTCCGGCGAGATGCTCGCCATCATGGCCGAGGCCTGGGACCGGGTCGACGCCGATCCCGATATCCGGGTGGCGATCCTGACCGGCGCGGGCGGCTACTTCTGTGCCGGCGCCGATCTGAAGTCGATGACCCGTAACCATCCCACCGACGCCTTCGCCAGCGGCAGCTGGAATCCGAACCGGATCGACGCACTGCTCAAGGGCCGCCGGCTGACCAAACCGCTGATCGCCGCAGTCGAGGGCCCGGCGATCGCCGGCGGCACCGAGATCCTGCAGGCCACCGACATCCGGGTAGCCGGCGAGTCGGCGAAGTTCGGTGTCTCCGAGGCACGGTGGGGCCTGTTCCCACTCGGCGGCTCGGCGGTGCGCCTGGTTCGACAGATCCCGTACACGATCGCCGCCGAGATCCTGCTGACCGGCCGGCATCTGCACGCCGCCGAGGCCAAGGAGATCGGCCTGATCGGTCATGTCGTTGCGGACGGCACGGCGTTGGACAAAGCGCTCGAGCTCGCCGGGCTGATCGCAGCCAACGGCCCGGTGGCCGTGCAGGCGATCCTGCGCACGATCCGCGACACCGAGGGTATGCCGGAAAACGACGCATTCGACATCGACGGCCGGCTCGGCGCCGCGGTCTTCGCCTCCGCGGACGCCAAGGAGGGGCCGCGCGCGTTCGCCGAAAAGCGGCCGGCCAACTTCACCGGCCGCTGA